From a region of the Nonlabens sp. Hel1_33_55 genome:
- the nadE gene encoding NAD(+) synthase, with amino-acid sequence MQTEKVATAIAKWLKDYALNAGVKGYVVGVSGGIDSAVTSTLCAMTGLDVLCVEMPIHQHADHVSRAQEHINQLKERFSNVRDVRSDLTPVFDTFIKAMPDGGLDAVRALTEGNTRARLRMTTLYFHAGMNSLLVAGTGNKVEDFGVGFYTKYGDGGVDISPIADLMKSEVYKLGDHLKVPKSIMEAAPSDGLYGAERTDEDQIGATYDELEWAMKQLAEGHSVESFTGRNRDVLNIYFSYNSRNQHKMNPIPVWEFNDRLR; translated from the coding sequence ATGCAAACAGAAAAGGTAGCGACAGCAATCGCAAAATGGCTTAAAGATTATGCTCTTAACGCAGGTGTTAAGGGTTATGTTGTAGGTGTTAGTGGCGGCATTGATAGTGCGGTTACCTCAACCCTATGTGCCATGACTGGTCTGGATGTCTTGTGTGTTGAAATGCCTATTCACCAACATGCAGATCATGTTTCTAGAGCGCAAGAGCATATCAATCAACTAAAAGAGCGGTTTTCTAACGTGCGTGATGTGCGTAGTGATTTGACTCCTGTTTTTGATACGTTTATCAAGGCTATGCCTGATGGCGGTCTCGATGCAGTAAGAGCGCTGACTGAAGGAAATACACGAGCGAGACTGCGCATGACGACTCTTTACTTTCACGCTGGGATGAATAGTTTATTAGTGGCTGGTACGGGCAATAAAGTAGAGGACTTTGGCGTTGGGTTCTATACGAAGTATGGTGATGGTGGAGTTGACATAAGTCCTATTGCAGATTTGATGAAAAGTGAGGTGTATAAACTAGGTGATCATTTGAAAGTACCTAAAAGCATCATGGAAGCAGCACCTAGCGATGGACTCTATGGAGCAGAAAGAACAGATGAGGATCAAATAGGTGCAACTTACGATGAGCTTGAATGGGCGATGAAACAGCTTGCTGAAGGTCATTCTGTTGAATCTTTTACAGGGAGAAATAGAGATGTCTTAAACATATATTTTTCCTACAATTCTCGAAATCAGCATAAAATGAACCCTATTCCTGTGTGGGAATTCAATGACCGCCTACGATAG
- the mraZ gene encoding division/cell wall cluster transcriptional repressor MraZ, which translates to MNHFIGTYECKADAKGRFMMPVAIKKQLLPMLEDGFVIRRSVFQPCLELYPMSEWNAVMEKIGKLNRFNKKHNDFIRRFTAGVKMVEVDGNGRLLIPSDLKAIAGITKELTIASAVNIIEIWDKEKYENAIDESALDFADLAQEVMGDDTNDLLS; encoded by the coding sequence ATGAATCATTTTATAGGAACATACGAGTGTAAAGCAGACGCCAAAGGTCGTTTTATGATGCCTGTCGCCATCAAGAAGCAATTGCTTCCCATGCTGGAAGACGGTTTTGTAATACGCAGGTCTGTATTCCAGCCATGTCTGGAGTTGTATCCCATGAGTGAATGGAATGCCGTGATGGAAAAAATAGGCAAGCTCAATAGATTCAATAAAAAGCACAACGACTTTATACGTCGCTTTACAGCTGGCGTCAAGATGGTTGAGGTAGATGGAAACGGCAGATTGCTGATCCCGAGTGACCTCAAAGCCATCGCAGGAATCACAAAAGAGCTGACCATCGCCAGTGCCGTGAATATTATTGAAATCTGGGATAAAGAGAAATACGAGAATGCAATCGATGAGTCTGCACTTGATTTTGCAGATCTCGCACAAGAAGTAATGGGAGATGACACAAACGACCTCTTATCATGA
- a CDS encoding DUF3820 family protein, with protein MSQLPFDHKQLIELAWYKMPFGAHKGKFLSELPEPYYIWFRRKGFPQGKLGNYMQTVCDMKVNGIESLLREIRKNTVNDH; from the coding sequence ATGTCACAACTACCCTTTGATCACAAACAACTCATAGAGCTGGCATGGTATAAAATGCCATTCGGTGCGCATAAGGGAAAGTTTTTGAGTGAATTACCAGAACCATATTACATCTGGTTCAGACGAAAGGGATTCCCGCAAGGTAAACTGGGTAATTACATGCAGACCGTTTGCGATATGAAAGTCAACGGGATTGAAAGTCTGCTAAGAGAGATTAGAAAGAATACGGTAAACGATCACTGA
- a CDS encoding FtsL-like putative cell division protein yields the protein MQKELIKNNMAAKFYDILRGNFLTNRDALKNWKFILFVTGLALIMIFTGHNFESKVHYIGQLNDDVSELRSQYVDGQRQLMFLQMESTVASRLKETGIAPAKEPPYKLIINKQDAND from the coding sequence TTGCAGAAAGAATTGATCAAGAATAATATGGCAGCAAAATTCTATGACATATTGCGAGGAAACTTCCTGACAAACAGGGATGCGCTCAAGAACTGGAAATTCATCCTGTTCGTGACTGGACTCGCGCTGATTATGATTTTTACAGGTCACAACTTTGAGAGCAAGGTCCACTATATAGGACAGCTCAATGATGATGTGAGCGAGTTGCGCAGCCAGTATGTTGATGGTCAGCGCCAGTTGATGTTTCTGCAAATGGAAAGTACCGTCGCGAGTAGATTGAAGGAAACTGGCATTGCCCCAGCAAAAGAGCCGCCATATAAATTGATTATAAATAAGCAGGATGCCAACGACTGA
- a CDS encoding alpha/beta fold hydrolase, with protein sequence MAHDLIKDGKFEYYTSGEGTPIIILHGLMGGLSNFQGVIDYFPKLGYQVIVPSLPLYTMPLIQTSVGTFAKHINKFIEHMGYKEVILLGNSLGGHIGLVTTKLYPKKIKALIITGSSGLYESAMGESYPKRGDYDYIKKKSEDVFYDPAVATKEVVDDVFSVVNDRKKLIKTLAIAKSAIRHNMAKDLPNMKTPTCIIWGKQDGVTPPNVAEEFHEKLPDSDLYWIDKCGHAAMMEHPDEFNKILHKWLEERQF encoded by the coding sequence ATGGCGCACGATTTAATTAAGGATGGTAAGTTTGAATACTACACTTCGGGAGAAGGAACTCCAATAATTATCTTACATGGTTTGATGGGTGGCTTGAGTAATTTTCAAGGCGTTATCGATTATTTTCCCAAGTTGGGCTATCAAGTCATCGTACCTTCTTTGCCGCTCTACACCATGCCGTTAATTCAGACAAGTGTAGGGACGTTTGCAAAGCATATCAATAAGTTTATTGAGCACATGGGCTATAAGGAAGTTATCCTTTTGGGTAACTCACTGGGCGGCCACATTGGTCTGGTTACCACAAAATTATATCCTAAAAAGATTAAGGCACTAATTATCACAGGCAGCTCTGGTCTTTATGAGAGCGCCATGGGAGAAAGCTACCCAAAACGTGGCGATTATGACTACATCAAAAAGAAGAGCGAAGACGTATTTTACGATCCAGCAGTCGCGACTAAAGAAGTGGTTGACGATGTGTTTTCTGTAGTAAACGATCGCAAAAAGCTGATCAAGACACTCGCTATTGCTAAAAGTGCGATACGTCATAATATGGCAAAGGATCTTCCTAATATGAAGACGCCTACGTGTATCATCTGGGGAAAACAAGATGGCGTCACACCGCCGAATGTTGCAGAGGAGTTTCACGAGAAACTACCTGACAGTGATTTGTACTGGATCGATAAATGTGGACACGCCGCCATGATGGAACATCCTGACGAATTCAACAAAATCCTGCACAAATGGCTGGAAGAACGCCAGTTCTAA
- a CDS encoding RNA polymerase sigma factor: protein MKVIQLYTNEKKLIEKAAQGDRKAQRRLYDKHAGKMLSVCRQYISPIESAEEIMLNGFFKVFTKLETFNHEGSFEGWVRRIMIRECLNTLRKKDPFKWSSEIDEERFEDEQEEEGDDLPLDQIQQCIDRLPDGYKSVFVMFAIDGLKHKEIALMLDISENTSKSQFRKARLMLQEEINEIKKKRYEA, encoded by the coding sequence GTGAAAGTGATCCAACTTTATACCAACGAGAAAAAGCTGATCGAGAAAGCTGCGCAAGGTGACCGTAAGGCACAACGCCGGCTTTATGATAAGCACGCTGGGAAAATGTTGAGCGTTTGTAGACAATATATATCACCTATTGAAAGTGCTGAAGAAATTATGCTCAATGGTTTTTTCAAGGTGTTTACAAAGCTGGAAACGTTTAATCATGAAGGGAGTTTTGAAGGTTGGGTGCGCAGGATTATGATACGCGAGTGTTTAAATACGTTACGTAAAAAAGACCCATTCAAATGGAGTAGCGAGATTGACGAAGAGCGATTTGAAGACGAGCAGGAAGAAGAAGGTGACGATTTGCCGCTGGATCAAATCCAGCAGTGTATTGATAGGTTGCCAGATGGTTACAAAAGTGTTTTTGTGATGTTTGCCATCGACGGATTGAAACACAAGGAAATTGCTTTGATGCTGGACATAAGCGAGAATACTAGTAAATCCCAATTTAGAAAAGCACGATTGATGTTGCAGGAAGAAATTAACGAGATAAAAAAGAAGCGCTATGAAGCTTAA
- the dnaG gene encoding DNA primase: protein MIARTTVDAVFDAARVEEVIGDFVQLKKSGSNFKGLSPFSDERTPSFMVSPVKQIWKDFSSGKGGNAVTFIMEHEHFTFPEAIKYLANKYGIEVEETEQTDEQKQMQDEKESMFLVSKFAAEWFAGQLKTEEGRAIGYSYFKERGFSDETIKYFELGYSPDQWDAFTNAAVKAGYKLDFLEKTGLTIIKDDKQFDRFKGRVMFPIRSMSGRVLGFGGRILDSSKKAAKYLNSPQSEIYDKSKVLYGIYEAKQAMAKEDLCYLVEGYTDVIQLYQAGIQNVVSSSGTALTTEQIRLISRLTKNITVLYDGDAAGLRAAIRGIDLILEAGMNVRVCTFPEGEDPDSFAKSHTESEIRTFLKDHAVDFIRFKSGLLKDEAAGDPIKKAGMIREIVQSISKIPDEISREVYVQESAAILDIGEDVLFSTLAQMRNAEVNETRKKNRREQESQTMQKVPNAPAASVIDRREVLERNIIRILLLYGERDEEFIEEYIQEPDGNMIEVIKKKESKPVYEKIFLDLQEDEVEFSNAYFKNLYPKLIDIFLMQGKIDVNTVMSELEDQEAQLIADLIMDEDRYQLSRWEEKQIFVKQKDDTVATYVTDTILNFRRLMIAEKVKALYTDLKSSVEEDNVEALTSVIDYNKLNQHLGKRLNRVI from the coding sequence ATGATCGCACGTACCACCGTTGATGCCGTTTTTGACGCCGCTCGAGTAGAAGAGGTGATCGGTGATTTTGTGCAGTTAAAAAAGTCAGGTTCCAACTTTAAGGGTTTGAGTCCGTTTTCTGATGAGCGCACGCCTAGTTTTATGGTGTCGCCGGTGAAGCAAATCTGGAAGGATTTCTCCTCAGGAAAAGGTGGTAATGCGGTCACGTTCATTATGGAACATGAACATTTCACGTTCCCAGAAGCCATTAAATACCTAGCCAACAAATACGGAATAGAAGTAGAAGAAACCGAGCAAACCGATGAGCAAAAACAGATGCAGGACGAGAAGGAATCCATGTTTCTGGTTTCAAAATTTGCAGCAGAATGGTTTGCGGGACAGCTCAAAACTGAAGAAGGCCGAGCGATAGGTTATAGCTATTTTAAAGAGCGTGGTTTCAGCGATGAGACCATTAAATACTTTGAATTGGGTTACTCACCAGATCAATGGGATGCTTTTACTAATGCTGCTGTCAAGGCTGGATACAAACTGGATTTTCTAGAAAAAACCGGACTTACCATTATAAAGGACGACAAGCAGTTTGACCGATTCAAAGGTCGTGTGATGTTCCCTATACGTAGCATGTCAGGAAGAGTTCTGGGCTTTGGAGGTAGAATATTGGATAGTTCCAAAAAGGCTGCAAAATACCTCAACTCACCACAGAGCGAGATCTACGATAAGTCTAAAGTCCTCTACGGTATTTATGAGGCAAAACAGGCAATGGCCAAAGAGGATTTGTGTTACCTAGTTGAAGGTTACACAGATGTGATACAGCTGTATCAGGCAGGAATCCAAAATGTAGTTTCCAGTTCAGGAACGGCATTGACAACAGAGCAAATAAGACTGATTAGTAGGCTGACTAAAAACATCACGGTTCTTTACGATGGCGATGCCGCAGGTTTGCGAGCTGCTATTCGTGGTATCGACTTGATTCTTGAAGCAGGAATGAATGTACGCGTCTGTACCTTTCCAGAAGGTGAAGATCCAGACAGTTTTGCAAAATCCCACACGGAATCTGAAATCAGAACTTTCCTGAAAGATCATGCGGTTGACTTCATCAGATTCAAATCAGGATTGTTGAAAGATGAGGCTGCTGGAGATCCTATCAAGAAAGCAGGAATGATAAGAGAGATCGTGCAAAGTATATCTAAGATTCCAGATGAGATCTCACGTGAAGTCTACGTTCAAGAAAGTGCGGCCATTCTGGATATAGGCGAGGACGTATTGTTCTCAACCTTGGCTCAAATGCGAAACGCTGAGGTCAACGAGACTAGAAAAAAGAATCGTCGCGAGCAGGAATCTCAAACAATGCAAAAGGTTCCAAATGCACCAGCAGCAAGTGTAATAGATAGGAGAGAAGTGCTGGAACGAAATATTATTAGGATTCTACTTCTTTACGGCGAGAGGGATGAAGAATTCATTGAAGAATATATTCAGGAGCCAGACGGCAACATGATTGAGGTAATCAAGAAAAAAGAAAGCAAACCAGTTTATGAGAAGATATTCTTAGATCTTCAAGAAGATGAGGTGGAATTTTCTAATGCTTATTTCAAGAACTTATATCCCAAATTGATTGATATTTTTCTAATGCAAGGCAAGATTGATGTCAATACGGTGATGTCAGAATTAGAAGATCAGGAAGCGCAGCTTATTGCAGATTTGATTATGGATGAGGATCGATACCAGTTAAGTAGATGGGAAGAGAAGCAAATATTTGTCAAGCAAAAAGACGACACGGTTGCTACTTACGTGACAGATACGATTCTCAACTTTCGTAGATTGATGATTGCCGAAAAGGTAAAAGCATTGTACACAGACCTCAAATCTTCTGTAGAAGAAGATAATGTAGAAGCATTAACCTCAGTTATCGATTACAATAAATTAAATCAACACTTAGGAAAAAGATTAAATAGGGTAATTTAA
- the era gene encoding GTPase Era: MEHKAGFVNIVGNPNVGKSTLMNALVGERLSIITSKAQTTRHRILGIVNGDDFQIVLSDTPGIMKPAYKLQESMMEFVKNAFEDADCILYMVELGEKELKNEDFEKRLTFAEVPIIVLINKIDKGDETQLAEAMEHWKQRLPKAEIFAISALENFGVPELLNRILDILPESPAYYPKDALTDKPERFFVNESIREKILIHYKKEIPYSVEIDTEEFFEDETIIRIRSVIMVERETQKGIIIGHKGTAIKRVGVEARKDLEKFFGKQVHLELYVKVNKNWRSDEKQLKRFGYKGENK, from the coding sequence ATGGAACATAAAGCAGGATTTGTAAATATCGTGGGTAATCCCAATGTTGGGAAAAGTACATTGATGAATGCGCTGGTAGGTGAGCGATTATCGATCATCACTAGTAAGGCGCAAACTACTAGACATCGCATTCTGGGAATTGTCAATGGCGATGATTTTCAGATCGTTTTGAGTGACACTCCAGGAATCATGAAACCAGCCTACAAGCTGCAGGAAAGCATGATGGAGTTCGTAAAGAATGCCTTTGAAGATGCTGACTGTATTCTATATATGGTTGAGCTGGGCGAGAAGGAACTCAAGAACGAGGATTTTGAAAAGCGACTCACGTTTGCAGAAGTTCCCATCATCGTTCTTATTAATAAGATTGACAAGGGCGACGAGACCCAACTTGCCGAGGCCATGGAACACTGGAAACAACGACTACCCAAGGCAGAAATTTTTGCGATTAGCGCGCTTGAAAACTTTGGCGTTCCAGAGCTTTTGAATCGCATTCTGGATATCCTACCAGAATCTCCAGCCTATTATCCTAAAGATGCCTTGACGGACAAGCCAGAACGCTTTTTTGTTAACGAGAGCATTCGGGAGAAAATCCTGATTCATTATAAGAAGGAAATTCCATACTCCGTTGAGATTGATACGGAGGAGTTTTTTGAGGACGAGACCATCATACGCATCAGGTCTGTCATCATGGTGGAGCGTGAGACGCAGAAGGGAATCATCATAGGCCACAAAGGGACTGCCATTAAACGGGTAGGAGTTGAGGCTCGCAAGGACTTGGAAAAATTCTTTGGCAAGCAGGTTCACTTGGAATTATACGTCAAGGTCAACAAGAACTGGCGCAGTGACGAGAAACAGTTGAAGAGGTTTGGTTATAAGGGCGAGAATAAATAG
- a CDS encoding response regulator — protein MKILIADHHPVFRRGLKCMLKGDKTFDFKGKVEDGKYLISEIEKQEPDVLILEIDLPNSNGVGSLRQIRDRFPDLKVLVVSCHPEEIYAVSSLKAGARGFISKTRTVKEVKNALLTIIKGERFISENIKNKKSPDAEKQEILKFKTLSTREIEVLNLLSRGKRNKEIAQDLSINEKTVSTYKTRLLKKLNVDNIADLIHQSRLLQITTR, from the coding sequence ATGAAAATTCTAATAGCTGATCATCATCCTGTTTTCCGTAGAGGATTAAAATGTATGTTGAAAGGCGACAAGACATTTGATTTTAAGGGAAAAGTTGAAGATGGAAAATATTTAATCTCTGAAATTGAGAAACAAGAACCAGATGTTCTTATTCTTGAGATCGATTTACCTAATTCAAATGGTGTAGGTTCTCTTAGACAAATTAGAGACCGGTTTCCAGATCTTAAAGTACTTGTAGTAAGCTGTCATCCAGAAGAAATTTATGCAGTTTCATCCTTAAAAGCTGGTGCGCGAGGTTTTATCTCTAAAACCCGTACCGTTAAGGAAGTCAAGAATGCCTTGCTTACTATTATTAAAGGAGAACGATTTATTTCTGAAAACATCAAGAATAAGAAAAGTCCTGATGCAGAAAAACAAGAGATCTTAAAGTTCAAAACATTATCTACGAGAGAAATTGAAGTTCTAAACCTTCTTTCCAGAGGTAAGCGTAATAAAGAAATTGCTCAGGATCTTTCCATTAATGAAAAAACAGTAAGCACTTACAAAACACGCTTATTGAAAAAATTGAATGTGGACAATATTGCAGATCTCATCCATCAATCCCGACTTTTACAGATTACTACCCGATAA
- the yihA gene encoding ribosome biogenesis GTP-binding protein YihA/YsxC — MKINSAEFVISNQEVKKCPTNRLPEYAFIGRSNVGKSSLINMLTDHKNLAKTSGRPGKTQLINHFIINKNWYLVDLPGYGYARVSKSSKAKFQKFITNYFEKREQLVSAFVLVDVRHDPQPIDKEFMQYLGENGIPFSIIFTKADKLKPMALERNVENYKAELLAGMWEEMPPYFVTSASNKTGRDEVLAYIDGINQTID; from the coding sequence ATGAAAATCAATAGCGCCGAGTTTGTTATCTCAAATCAAGAGGTCAAGAAATGCCCTACCAACAGGTTACCTGAATATGCTTTTATAGGTCGTTCCAACGTTGGTAAATCTTCTTTGATCAATATGCTGACTGATCATAAGAACCTCGCCAAAACTTCTGGCCGGCCTGGAAAAACCCAGTTGATCAATCACTTTATCATAAATAAGAACTGGTATTTGGTAGATTTACCTGGTTATGGATATGCTCGAGTTTCAAAAAGCAGCAAAGCCAAATTCCAGAAATTCATTACCAACTATTTTGAGAAGCGAGAGCAACTGGTAAGTGCTTTTGTACTGGTAGATGTGCGACACGATCCACAACCTATTGACAAAGAGTTCATGCAATACTTGGGCGAGAATGGGATACCCTTTAGCATCATTTTTACCAAAGCAGATAAGCTCAAGCCTATGGCTCTAGAGCGCAATGTAGAAAACTATAAAGCCGAACTGCTTGCAGGAATGTGGGAAGAAATGCCGCCCTACTTTGTAACTAGTGCATCAAATAAAACGGGTCGCGATGAAGTGCTCGCCTACATTGATGGGATTAATCAGACGATTGATTAG
- the gldC gene encoding gliding motility protein GldC produces the protein MAKKNRSEIKIGIELDENRVPENIVWSAPDGGVDSAVSKAMMVSMWDSVEKESFRIDLWTKDMPVDEMRVFFHQTLVSMADTYHRATNDEKMRDTMLDFCDYFAEKLELKKDDSQKDTRE, from the coding sequence ATGGCAAAAAAGAATCGTTCAGAAATTAAGATAGGAATCGAACTAGATGAAAACCGAGTTCCAGAAAATATTGTGTGGAGCGCACCAGATGGTGGCGTGGACAGTGCGGTTTCTAAAGCCATGATGGTTTCCATGTGGGATAGTGTAGAGAAAGAAAGCTTCCGTATTGATTTATGGACTAAGGATATGCCTGTGGATGAGATGCGGGTATTTTTTCATCAAACACTAGTAAGCATGGCAGATACCTATCATCGAGCCACCAATGATGAAAAGATGCGTGATACTATGCTAGACTTTTGCGATTACTTTGCAGAGAAGTTGGAATTGAAGAAGGACGATTCTCAAAAAGATACTAGAGAATAG
- a CDS encoding gliding motility lipoprotein GldB, translated as MINRIKTVFLVLAFAKAMISCNTSNPQEQEIESIPLQVELIKFHEEFANADPSDLANLKSQYPAFFPQYVPDSVWLDKMQGRDTIQNILENAVADAQFDFESIKSDVELVMKHVEYYFPEFEPTPIITVLSEVDTDLKVVPTPNYLILGIDNYLGTDHQLYAGVNKYKSVSLERNRIPADVALAYAKLFVPPTNSRQFMEQMIYYGKLHYLQQNFAPSSSTAQIMGYATEKAQFAEDNEEEIYRYFIDKELLYSTDPKLLSRFILPAPFSKFYLEIDQETPGGVAQYIGWQIVASYAENNNATLQDIINTPAEEIFNKSKYKPRS; from the coding sequence ATGATTAACAGGATTAAAACGGTTTTTTTGGTTCTCGCTTTCGCGAAAGCGATGATATCATGCAACACCTCAAACCCTCAAGAACAGGAAATTGAATCCATCCCATTGCAAGTGGAGTTGATCAAATTTCACGAAGAGTTTGCAAATGCAGATCCATCTGATCTAGCTAATCTAAAATCCCAATACCCAGCATTTTTCCCACAATACGTTCCCGATAGTGTCTGGCTAGATAAGATGCAGGGCCGCGATACGATCCAGAATATTTTGGAAAATGCGGTAGCAGATGCTCAGTTTGATTTTGAAAGCATCAAAAGCGATGTAGAATTGGTCATGAAGCATGTGGAATATTATTTTCCTGAATTTGAACCAACCCCAATAATTACTGTATTAAGCGAGGTAGATACAGATTTGAAAGTGGTTCCTACGCCTAATTATTTGATTTTGGGAATTGATAATTATCTAGGAACAGATCATCAGCTTTATGCAGGTGTCAATAAGTACAAGTCCGTTTCACTAGAAAGAAACCGCATCCCAGCAGATGTCGCTCTGGCTTATGCAAAGCTTTTTGTACCACCTACCAACAGTCGTCAGTTCATGGAACAGATGATCTACTATGGTAAGCTTCATTACCTCCAGCAAAATTTTGCACCTTCATCCAGTACCGCCCAAATTATGGGATATGCAACCGAAAAGGCACAGTTTGCAGAAGATAATGAAGAAGAGATCTATCGTTATTTTATTGATAAGGAATTACTGTACAGCACAGACCCCAAACTCCTTTCCCGATTCATTCTACCAGCACCATTTTCCAAATTTTATTTAGAAATAGATCAAGAAACTCCTGGAGGCGTTGCTCAATATATAGGATGGCAAATCGTCGCTAGCTATGCAGAAAACAATAATGCCACGCTGCAGGATATCATCAACACACCTGCCGAAGAAATTTTTAATAAATCCAAATACAAACCAAGGTCCTAA
- the rsmH gene encoding 16S rRNA (cytosine(1402)-N(4))-methyltransferase RsmH, translating into MTQTTSYHDPVLLKESVDGLDIKPNGVYVDVTYGGGGHSREILKRLGPDGKLYGFDQDPDAQANIIDDDRFNLIPENFRYIKRFLRLYGHKKVDGILADLGVSSHQFNEASRGFSTRFDARLDMRMNQKATLDAVGIVNDYEESELRRILKEYGELRNAPRIAREIVAARREKTIETVQDLKDICAPLVPARIENKQMAQVFQAIRIEVNQEMDVLHEFLEQCKELLEPGGRLSVISYHSLEDRPVKRYIRNGLFEGEPEKDVFGRVSVPFKKVGGLIVPSKQELKQNSRARSAKLRIAERIDQE; encoded by the coding sequence ATGACACAAACGACCTCTTATCATGATCCAGTCCTCTTGAAGGAATCTGTAGATGGACTCGATATAAAACCTAATGGTGTTTATGTCGATGTCACTTATGGTGGTGGCGGTCATTCCAGAGAAATACTCAAGCGCTTGGGGCCCGATGGGAAACTATATGGCTTTGACCAAGATCCAGACGCGCAGGCAAATATCATTGATGACGATAGGTTTAATCTTATTCCAGAGAACTTTAGATATATCAAAAGATTTCTAAGGCTTTATGGTCATAAAAAAGTGGACGGTATTCTAGCAGATCTAGGCGTGAGTTCACACCAGTTCAATGAAGCCTCTCGTGGTTTTTCCACACGTTTTGACGCACGTCTCGATATGCGCATGAATCAAAAAGCGACGCTTGATGCGGTAGGTATCGTCAATGATTATGAGGAATCTGAACTGCGCCGCATCTTAAAGGAATATGGCGAGTTGCGCAACGCGCCGCGCATAGCGAGAGAAATTGTAGCTGCTCGCAGAGAAAAGACCATTGAAACGGTTCAAGACTTAAAAGATATATGTGCACCACTAGTTCCTGCAAGAATTGAGAACAAACAAATGGCTCAGGTATTTCAGGCCATAAGAATTGAGGTCAATCAGGAAATGGATGTGCTTCATGAATTTCTGGAACAGTGCAAAGAGTTATTGGAGCCAGGTGGCAGGTTGAGCGTGATTTCTTATCACTCACTAGAAGACAGACCAGTAAAAAGATACATACGCAATGGCTTGTTTGAAGGCGAACCAGAAAAGGATGTGTTTGGTCGGGTAAGTGTTCCTTTCAAAAAAGTAGGTGGTTTGATCGTGCCCAGCAAACAAGAATTGAAGCAGAATAGCAGAGCGCGCAGTGCAAAATTGCGAATTGCAGAAAGAATTGATCAAGAATAA
- a CDS encoding porin family protein — protein MTFNKFIFLSFILISLQSFSQNNLEYGLKAGLNLSGFHTNQSANTDKVSYHVGGFTEYNINDVLSLQAEILYNKKGGLYNFRSGSQPFTTSVETNLDYIDLPLQAKIYIFRKLSLDLGPQVGILINSSAEIDDDEAILDNDINSIDFTLNGGFSYKLNELFFLQARYSYGLSEVFENRKYKNSVASLSLGYIFE, from the coding sequence ATGACTTTTAATAAATTTATCTTTCTATCTTTTATTCTAATATCTCTTCAGTCATTTTCTCAAAACAACTTAGAATATGGATTAAAAGCTGGTCTCAACCTATCAGGGTTTCACACTAATCAAAGTGCAAATACTGATAAGGTTAGTTATCATGTAGGTGGATTCACAGAATATAACATTAATGATGTATTATCCCTACAAGCTGAAATCCTTTATAACAAAAAAGGAGGGCTTTACAATTTCAGAAGTGGAAGTCAACCATTCACTACCTCTGTTGAAACTAACCTTGATTATATCGACCTTCCTCTTCAAGCAAAAATTTACATATTCAGAAAACTGAGTTTGGATTTAGGACCTCAGGTAGGAATACTTATTAATAGCAGTGCTGAAATTGATGATGATGAAGCAATACTTGATAACGATATTAATTCAATAGATTTTACTTTAAATGGTGGCTTCTCCTATAAACTCAATGAACTCTTTTTTCTTCAAGCTAGATATAGCTATGGCTTATCCGAAGTTTTTGAGAATCGCAAATATAAAAATTCAGTCGCCAGCTTGTCGTTAGGGTACATCTTTGAATAG